The DNA sequence TTGTTCCGGCATCAATGGTCGAAGACCATTTTGTGGAAGATTTCAGTTCTTATAAAGGCAAAACAATGACCTTTAAGATTGTTGAACTTGAGCCTAGCGAAAACCGTCTGATTCTATCGCATAAAGCGGTTGTGGAATCAGAAAAAGAAGCCAATAAAGGCAAATTGATGGATGAATTGGTAGCAGGGGACATTGTTGAAGGAACCGTTGCACGTTTGACCAACTTCGGAGCATTCGTTGATTTGGGCGGCGTGGATGGTTTGGTCCACATCTCACAAATTGCTCACGAGCATGTGAAGAATCCTGGTGACGTTTTGGCGATCGGACAAACCGTCAAAGTCAAAATCTTGTCCATCGACAAAGAAAATGGCCGTGTATCCTTAAGCATCAAAGACACGTTGGCTGGTCCTTGGGATGCGATCGCTGAAAAAGCACCGATCGGAGCTGTATTGACTGGTGTTGTCAAACGTTTGACAAGCTTCGGAGCATTCGTGGAAGTTTTCCCTGGCGTAGAAGGTTTGGTGCACATTTCCCAAATTTCGCATCAGCATATTGCGACTCCGCATGAAGTACTGCAAGAAGGCCAGGAAATTCAAGTCAAAGTACTGGATGCAAAAGAAGATGAGCAACGCCTGTCTTTAAGCATCAAAGCTTTGGAAGAAAAAGCTGCGAATGAAGCACCTGCAGCTGAAGACAAAAAAGAGAAAAAAACCGAAGAATATGTGGCTGACGATTCAGACGGAAACTTCACATTAGCAGATTTATTGGGCGACAAGCTTTCAGGTTTGAAAGACGATTCTGAAGCCTAATCAGCAAGGAAAATGAACATGTGAGGGCATGGAATTCCATCCATGCCCTTTTTTTGTTGTTATTATTGACGGATATGTGTTATAACTGACATGGACGAAAACATTGAGAAAACCATACACAGTGAGCAAATACCCAAAAAGTTTTGTGTTGTAGAGGAAAAGAAAGGCGGAGGTTAGATGCCAAATCCAGTAGTAGCCATAGTAGGCAGACCAAACGTAGGGAAATCAACAATATTCAACAGGCTGGCAGGAGAGAGAATTTCCATAGTCGATGATGTCTCGGGTGTCACGCGCGACAGAATTTATGCAAAAGGAGAATGGCTGGGCAAAACATTTAATATCATCGATACAGGCGGAATCGACATCACGGATGAGCCTTTTATGAGCCAAATCAAATTGCAGGCCCAAGTGGCAATCGAGGAAGCCGATGTCATCATCTTTTTGACAAGCGTCAGAGAAGGCGTGACGGATGCCGATGAAAACGTCGCAAGAATCCTCTATCAATCCGATAAGCCGGTCATATTGGCGGTCAATAAAGTGGATAATCCGGAAATGCGTGCCGAAATATTCGATTTTTACAGTCTGGGATTAGGCGAACCCTATCCTGTATCAGGCAGCCACGGCTTAGGTCTGGGAGATCTGCTTGACACGGTTGTAGCGAATTTCCCATCAGAAGAAGAGAACGCGGAAGAAGAAGACATCATCAACTTCAGCTTTATCGGCCGTCCGAATGTAGGCAAATCTTCCTTGGTGAATGCCATTTTGGGAGAAGAGCGCGTAATCGTCTCGAATATTGCAGGCACGACCCGTGACGCTATCGATACGATGTTCGTTGATGCGGAAGGCGCAAAATTCCGGATGATCGATACAGCCGGAATCCGGAAAAAAGGCAAAGTCTACGAATCCACCGAGAAATACAGCGTCATGCGTGCTATTCGCGCAATCGAGCGATCAGATATCGTTATGGTCGTGCTGAATGCGGAAGAGGGCATCCAGGAACAGGACAAAAAAGTTGCTGGCTATGCGCATGAAGCAGGCAAAGGTATCATCATTCTGGTGAACAAATGGGACACCTTGGAAAAAGATAATCATACAATGAAGGAATTCGAGGAAAAAATCCGCAAAGAATTCCAGTATCTATCTTATGCGCCGATCATGTATGTTTCCGCGGTGACGAAACAGCGATTGTCCCAGATCCCTGCTAAAATCAAGGAAATCAGCGAAAATCAAAACCGCCGTATCTCTTCATCCTTGTTGAATGATGTA is a window from the uncultured Trichococcus sp. genome containing:
- the der gene encoding ribosome biogenesis GTPase Der, with translation MPNPVVAIVGRPNVGKSTIFNRLAGERISIVDDVSGVTRDRIYAKGEWLGKTFNIIDTGGIDITDEPFMSQIKLQAQVAIEEADVIIFLTSVREGVTDADENVARILYQSDKPVILAVNKVDNPEMRAEIFDFYSLGLGEPYPVSGSHGLGLGDLLDTVVANFPSEEENAEEEDIINFSFIGRPNVGKSSLVNAILGEERVIVSNIAGTTRDAIDTMFVDAEGAKFRMIDTAGIRKKGKVYESTEKYSVMRAIRAIERSDIVMVVLNAEEGIQEQDKKVAGYAHEAGKGIIILVNKWDTLEKDNHTMKEFEEKIRKEFQYLSYAPIMYVSAVTKQRLSQIPAKIKEISENQNRRISSSLLNDVLMDAVAHNPTPTDKGRRLKIYYMTQVAVKPPTFVVFVNDPELLHFSYERFLENRIRDSFNFEGTPFHLIARQKK
- the rpsA gene encoding 30S ribosomal protein S1 yields the protein MSDYIENPELNEEESNNVEQTMQDVLDEALSIEVGDTVKGEVLSIQDRQAIVGIIGGGVEGVIPYNELSAKPFDEVTEILNVGDVVDLVVIKQIKDKENGSFLLSKRRVDAKIVWKEIQDKFENNEIIEAPVKDVVKGGLVVDVGVRGFVPASMVEDHFVEDFSSYKGKTMTFKIVELEPSENRLILSHKAVVESEKEANKGKLMDELVAGDIVEGTVARLTNFGAFVDLGGVDGLVHISQIAHEHVKNPGDVLAIGQTVKVKILSIDKENGRVSLSIKDTLAGPWDAIAEKAPIGAVLTGVVKRLTSFGAFVEVFPGVEGLVHISQISHQHIATPHEVLQEGQEIQVKVLDAKEDEQRLSLSIKALEEKAANEAPAAEDKKEKKTEEYVADDSDGNFTLADLLGDKLSGLKDDSEA